From the Cryptomeria japonica chromosome 2, Sugi_1.0, whole genome shotgun sequence genome, one window contains:
- the LOC131078839 gene encoding uncharacterized protein At1g26090, chloroplastic, which yields MGTPLNSSLSSTSHFKCSTWTPRRKIWRNGQMWTKTFKVRAEEQSTRLVTFVGKGGAGKTTCALMAAQYFARMGLRTCLVIQSQDPTAEFLLGHKIRNVPSPVGNDSLHAVRLESTKMLLEPLSRLKKADSRINLTQGALGEIVGEELGVLPGMDSILAIGALGQMIQFVGGSGSSTKEVERKYDVVVYDGISSEETMRMLGASERSRWYMRYLRNLAEKTDTGRLTAPSFLKLTVASLNQDSLVDSGGQTSAKIWDSADSILEKGSSAFANPLKFSCYLVMDPSNCMSVKAALRYWGCAIQAGAHVAGAFYPASALNEASNKASIEEKFCPLATAGVPLLSMDSAINWDIAMNNMDEDAKKLLTINNISSRSISPVTFDQNKKMLTLFMPGFDKSEIKLSQWRGGSELLVEAGDQRRIINLPIKMQGKVTGAKFDSGNLVITLK from the exons ATGGGAACTCCTCTAAATTCCAGTTTATCATCGACATCCCACTTCAAATGCTCTACCTGGACACCCAGAAGAAAGATTTGGAGGAACGGCCAAATGTGGACCAAGACTTTCAAAGTGAGAGCTGAGGAGCAGTCTACCAGATTAGTGACATTTGTTGGAAAAGGTGGAGCAGGGAAGACAACATGTGCCCTGATGGCCGCTCAG TACTTTGCAAGGATGGGTTTGAGAACATGCCTTGTAATACAGTCTCAGGATCCCACTGCAGAATTTTTGCTTGGTCACAAGATAAGGAATGTTCCTTCTCCTGTAGGGAATGATAGTCTGCATGCTGTTCGGTTGGAATCCACCAAG ATGCTGCTTGAACCTCTTTCTCGATTAAAGAAGGCAGATAGCAGGATTAATCTAACACAAGGAGCTCTTGGTGAG ATTGTGGGTGAGGAACTTGGTGTGCTCCCAGGGATGGATTCAATTTTAGCAATAGGAGCATTGGGACAAATGATACAATTTGTAGGAGGAAGTGGAAGCAGTACCAAGGAGGTGGAAAGGAAATATGATGTGGTAGTATATGATGGAATAAGCAGTGAAGAAACTATGCGGATGCTTGGTGCATCAGAGAGATCAAG ATGGTACATGAGGTATCTACGTAATCTTGCTGAGAAGACTGATACAGGGAGATTGACAGCACCTTCATTTCTGAAATTGACAGTGGCTTCCTTAAATCAAGACAGCCTAGTTGATTCTGGTGGACAAACAAGTGCCAAAATTTGGGATTCTGCAGATAGCATTCTGGAG AAAGGTTCAAGTGCATTTGCAAACCCACTGAAGTTTTCTTGTTATCTTGTCATGGACCCCAGTAATTGTATGTCTGTTAAGGCTGCATTAAGATATTGGGGCTGTGCAATACAAGCTGGTGCTCATGTAGCTGGGGCATTCTATCCAGCTTCTGCCTTAAATGAAGCATCAAATAAAGCATCAATTGAAGAGAAGTTTTGCCCACTAGCCACTGCTGGTGTTCCTCTTCTGTCGATGGATTCTGCCATCAATTGGGACATTGCCATGAACAATATGGATGAGGATGCAAAGAAACTGCTTACTATAAACAACATCAGCAGCAGAAGCATATCTCCAGTTACATTTGATCAAAACAAGAAGATGTTGACCCTTTTCATGCCAGGATTTGACAAATCCGAAATCAAACTATCTCAA
- the LOC131078838 gene encoding uncharacterized protein LOC131078838, whose amino-acid sequence MDVKGISILLLFGFLTFRFLGTEANRLHAIDIKYPQLFPEGFDWDPKNQHFIVGSMSRGTIHKVSDAGVVEDFIKDNDYAGRAAVLGITVDTRRNRFLAVIRGLPGAGEEGQSGLNALAAYDLKSGKRFFFVELDHVGVEPGERVEANDVAVDPYGNAYVTNSAGNFIWKITLEGQATVFAKSPIFTSQPTIVEDDMAKFCGLNGIVYNKKGALLVSQTNSGMIYKVDLDDGVVNLVEISKPLPWADGITVRRDGVLLVASCHTAWFVQSPDNWGVATVVDEVPMNSSMFATAIALREDNKAYVLNNHLLDYIKKISREEFSIQEIEFPKEAAGEKVWVIVLIVIGLLYVFFWRFQMGYVIKNMNKKRA is encoded by the coding sequence ATGGACGTTAAAGGAATAAGCATTCTGCTTCTATTTGGATTCCTTACTTTTCGTTTCCTAGGTACAGAAGCAAATAGGCTACACGCTATCGACATCAAATATCCTCAGCTTTTTCCCGAGGGCTTTGATTGGGACCCCAAAAATCAGCATTTTATAGTTGGTTCTATGAGTCGGGGCACAATTCATAAAGTCTCAGATGCAGGTGTTGTAGAGGATTTTATCAAGGACAACGACTATGCAGGTCGGGCAGCTGTGTTGGGAATCACTGTCGATACTAGAAGGAACAGATTTCTTGCAGTGATCCGCGGATTACCAGGCGCAGGAGAAGAAGGACAATCAGGGCTCAATGCCCTTGCAGCCTATGACTTAAAATCTGGCAAAAGGTTCTTCTTTGTGGAGTTAGACCACGTTGGAGTTGAGCCAGGGGAAAGAGTTGAGGCCAATGATGTAGCTGTGGATCCATATGGAAATGCATATGTCACAAATTCGGCAGGTAATTTTATATGGAAAATCACATTAGAAGGGCAGGCTACCGTCTTTGCAAAAAGCCCAATTTTTACATCACAGCCCACCATAGTAGAAGATGATATGGCTAAGTTTTGTGGGCTCAATGGCATAGTATATAATAAGAAAGGTGCCCTCTTGGTTAGCCAGACTAATTCTGGGATGATTTATAAGGTTGACCTTGATGATGGGGTAGTTAACCTTGTGGAAATCTCAAAGCCTTTGCCTTGGGCTGATGGGATAACTGTAAGGCGGGATGGGGTGCTTTTGGTGGCTTCTTGTCACACAGCGTGGTTTGTGCAGAGCCCTGATAATTGGGGTGTGGCCACCGTTGTAGATGAGGTTCCAATGAATTCTTCCATGTTTGCAACAGCTATTGCTCTTAGAGAGGATAATAAAGCTTATGTCTTAAACAACCATTTGCTTGATTACATAAAGAAGATTAGCAGAGAAGAATTCAGCATCCAAGAGATCGAGTTTCCGAAAGAGGCAGCTGGAGAAAAGGTGTGGGTCATTGTGCTTATTGTTATAGGTCTTCTGTATGTGTTCTTTTGGAGGTTTCAGATGGGCTACGTAATTAAGAATATGAACAAGAAGAGAGCCTAG